One segment of Lutra lutra chromosome 12, mLutLut1.2, whole genome shotgun sequence DNA contains the following:
- the LOC125081762 gene encoding translation initiation factor IF-2-like — protein MAECPSPAKPALHFSQDPMSAPAAQLLPSVHFPSASAHSEPQPGSQDPRPGLARPLGFVPRVPRRPRPTGHRDHKARAGCVGPGVPRAPPPSPCGRAPAHAPLPGGAPVRGPRPRPPVAPDGLSPRVRRRRRSARRPAGPARGAPSSAPNSRRLRPPRPPAAGPARLPAQRALSAAHSRPPGAILEACDVGAARSPLTHISMGERRGGAGGGMGAGSCGAGAGPRPHPETPGPPTHHPQPREENSGPPQAHAQPAPSELTPFEPKPEPDPSEFLIRNP, from the exons ATGGCCGAGTGCCCCTCCCCTGCGAAGCCAGCCCTGCATTTCTCCCAGGACCCCATGTCAGCACCAGCTGCCCAGCTGCTTCCCTCTGTGCActtcccctctgcctcagccCACAGCGAGCCCCAACCAGGCTCCCAAG ACCCGCGCCCCGGCCTGGCGCGGCCCCTGGGCTTTGTGCCCAGGGtcccccgccgcccgcgccctACCGGGCACCGGGACCACAAAGCCAGGGCAGGCTGCGTCGGGCCGGGGGTCCCGCGTGcgcccccgcccagcccctgcGGGCGCGCGCCCGCCCACGCCCCTCTCCCCGGGGGCGCGCCCGTCCGCggcccccgcccgcgccccccTGTTGCCCCAGACGGCCTCTCACCTCGTGTGCGTCGGCGGCGGCGCTCCGCCCGCCGGCCGGCCGGCCCTGCCCGCGGCGCCCCGTCCTCGGCGCCCAACTCGCGCCGCCTGCGCCCGCCCCGTCCGCCCGCCGCCGGCCCGGCTCGGCTCCCCGCCCAGCGCGCCCTGAGCGCCGCTCACAGCCGCCCGCCTGGCGCCATCTTGGAAGCTTGTGACGTCGGCGCCGCCCGCTCACCCCTGACCCACATCTCAATGGGCgagcggcggggcggggccggaggCGGGATGGGGGCGGGCTCTTGTG GTGCAGGGGCGGGACCGCGACCGCACCCCGAAACGCCCGGACcgcccacccaccacccccaaccccgggaAGAGAACTCTGGACCCCCACAGGCCCACGCCCAGCCTGCGCCCTCAGAGCTGACCCCCTTCGAGCCTAAGCCTGAGCCTGACCCCTCCGAGTTCCTCATCAGGAACCCCTAA